The genomic segment aatcctagctCCCATTGTGACAGTATTGGGAAGTGGGGGCCTTTAGGAGCTGATTAGTCCTGAGGATAGAGCCTCATGAATGGGGTTGGAGTCCTTATAAACAGAGACCCCAGAGGGCTCCCTCACCTCTCCTGCTATGAGAATACtgctgtctatgaaccaggaagcggGCCCTCACTGAACACTGAGTGTGCAGgagccttgatcttgggcttcccagcCTCTCGACTGTGACAGAtagatttctattgtttataagctgCCCAGTCTTTGGTAACCTGCAATAGCAGCCTGGATGGACTAAGACACTGGGGACAGTGtcaaggggacagagaaggatgGGGGAAGAAGCCTTTCAGGTAGGGTGGTCAGGGCACTGAACGTCTGACAGAAAAATAGGGTTTAGTCTATTGCATTGAATTTTACTACTGACacacttggatttatttttaaaatcttattttgtgCTTGCTATCAATTGTGATTTCTTTCTTAGCTtattgttttcccctttcctgaGATCTATCAGCttgatcttgttttctttgttgatgcttattaatttttaaatgtgcagaCATAGTGCTAATTTTAACTAATCTCTCTCTTCTTGCATATAAAACAAGGTGCAAAGAAGTTTTgatttatgttctttattttttaagttctgcctttaaaaaaatttttttttaatgtttgtttatttttgagacagagagagagacagagcgtgagcgggggagggacagagagagagggagacacagaatatgaagcaggctccaggctccgagctgtcagcccagagcccaatgaggggcttggactcacgaactgtgagatcacgacctgagctgaagtcggacgcttaaccgactgagccagccggatGCCCCTAGTTCTGCCTTGTTTTTGCACTCAAAAATTTGGtcattgttactattatttttagattttcctgTATGTTTACTGGGTTGTTTGCTTCCAAtccttttttcactttcttcctcctttctggttttaatttcttgttttctgaaaTGCATTCTTTGGTAGTTCCTACAGTACCTGTGATAAGTTCTCCCAGTTGCTGTCTGAAAATGTCTCTTCTTAGTGGTCCCTCCTGAACGATGGTGTAGTTCAGTGTAGAGTTCCAGAAGGGTGGCTATTTTCCTCTGGTCTTTTCAAGATTATCATACCATTGTCTTTCGCATTTTGTTGCTGATGCTAAAAAGCATATTACCCATATAAGTGTGGTTCCATGTTGGTAATCCTTTTATTTACTTCCCCCTCTCTTTGTTTCTAAGATTGCTTCTTGGTCTTGAAGTGTTGTGTGGCTTCACTATAGTTTGTCTAGGGGTgggtctggttttgttttcctaattagGATTGATGTGCTTCTTGAATTGATTCATGCTTTTCAGAACCAGTGGAACATTCTCAGCCATTGTGTTGTTTGTGTATTACTTCTGTCTTATTCGATTTTCCACGTCtgagttcctttttattttttttatttattttatttttttaaattttttttttttttcaacgtttatttatttttgggacagagagagacagagcatgaacgggggaggggcagagagagagggagacacagaatcgaaacaggctccaggctctgagccatccgcccagagcccgacgcggggctcgaactcacggaccgcgagatcgtgacctggctgaagtcggacgcttaaccgactgcgccacccaggcgcccctctgagttcctttttaaaagatagctttattgaagtgtaattcatattatgtaaaatataattcatatgcCACAAAATTCCCCTGTATGAAGTTTACAATTCAGTGCTTTTCATTGTAGTCATAGAGTTGTATAGCCATTAttacaattttagaacatttcatcacctcaAATAGATACCGTGTACCCACTACCCAGAAGTCATTCCTTAGGACACCCCACCTCAAATTAGGCAACCACAATGGTGTCTATAGGGTCGCCTAGCTTAGGCATTGCATGTGGATAGAATCGTAAAATCTGTGGTGTTTTTGGACTGGCTTCTTTtacataatgttttaaatttagagACCAAATAAaagttcagctttttaaaaaaatctttctgtgaCAATGagcatacttttttctttctctttttctttttctttttctttttctttttctttttctttttctttttctttttctagatcacGTTTTCACTAAGGGTACAGTCCCTTGAGAGATATGGGTTTTTCCTGTTGTCTGAGCTCCAACTCTCTCATATAGACTGAAGGTCTTGTCCCTTGTCCCTCATTTCTAATTCACTGTTTTTCAACCTAGCCTCTTCACAAACtctctgtgtgaccttaagcaaatcACTTCCTCTTTGGGGTTAACGTTTTCCCATTTGTAACATAGTTGGGTGAGATGACCACTTGAGCCCTTGGTGGCTCCAACATTCTAAGATTCTAGGCTTTATCTGACTCAGACATGATTTCCAGAAGAGAAATTTCACAATCCTTTATTTGTGTGGGAAGTCCATTCTTAGAGTGTGGCTCAATGTGAGGTGATTCTAATACATGATCTTGGACTATGGACTGGCAGTAAATTGGCAGAACATTTTTCCAGGGGTTGTTCCTTTTGGCATTCTCTTTGCCTGGAGCTCATGCCCACACCTCAGTCACTTTTGAACTACAGATTGTTTGATTCCATAGGAAGCTTGGTGTCCTTTCCTCACTTCCTAATAGCTCCCCTTCAGAATTGGCAAAGTCAGCAGTTATCACAAGGGTGACAGTGAAAATCGTGACAAAACTTTTATTTCCGGAACAACAAGCTCAAGTGTAATTTAGTGATTATATTGGAATAGGAGACTTACTTGGGTCTTTTTACGACTCTTTACTTCTTTAGAACACTTACAAGaatttccttttggattttttcgtgtaaattttattccttttgcttGTGTAGGAGGAATAggtatgttttcaaaaaatttggagagaacaaaaaagcacagagaagggcGGGGGAAGCATTCATAACCCTACCATTTAAAAGCATCCAGTGTCATCATTATAGTGTGGTTCTTTTTATCTCTCAGTTGTCCCCATTGTTAAAATcatgtacattaattttgttatGACTGTGTGTTATTTTGGGTAACTATACTGCTCTTGAGTAGGGTCACTATTTGTGGTTCTAAGTTGTTTCAACCAATGGGATATAATTATATCTAAGTTGTTCCAAACTATTGAAACAGAATTGTATCATCAATTTAGAAATAATGATTGAAATCAGGATGGCAATAAGGAACCTTAATATCACTGAGTTGTATCATTTCCATATTCACCCTTTATTCTTCTTCAACATGGCATATCTATGGGTAACAagtgtgtttttttctgtttttttttttattgtctttgatATCTGCCCCTAAGTAGTTGACAGATCATATTGGTTGTGAAATTATTCAACATTTCTGCAGTCTGCTGATGGGGGCTGGGAATCCATGGGGATTAGCAGATTTGGCTTCTAATTATATGATCCTAAGTAAGCCATTTCTccattctgagcctcagttccctcatttatAGAATGAGAGGCTTGGATAAGATGATCATGATGATCTCTGATCTCACTCTTTTTccaagattttctccctctctgacaATTTTGGCTTTTGGGATTTACATTAGGACGTGGAAGGGAGGATCAGAAAAGCCAAATGCAAAGCAGCCTGGTTTTGGATCTGCAGCTATAGCTGAATCGTGGACTCTTGCTGTGAGCATGTCCCTGAGTTCTGCTGTCTTCCGCTAGAACAGCAGTAAGGAGCCTTTCTCTTCACCTAGGCACACAACTGAATTCTTTCCTCATAGCTTCTCTTTAAGATACCAAATAAGTCTCATCTTATGCcctgaaaaaaaaccccagaaattgTGTTATATTCATGAGCATTTCTGATTGCTTGTGCTTCTTGGGTAGATGTTCCTAAATCATCAACTATTATGAATCATCAAATCCAAACAAGCTTGACACCTTTAAACTACTTAAAGCACACTCTAATTATTGTAGAAAGTTTGTATTGGTAAGACCAAAGCTCACAATCTTTATAATCAGGTGTACAAACGGACTGTGGCAGGACTTCTTTAAACAATGGACATCTCACCTCTGGGTTATTTAAAATCTTGATTGCCTAAAGTTCAGTGTGGAGGTACTTGAAGAACACAGGTACTGTTTACAGTAAACACATTCATGTGACCATGGAAAGGTCCTGGCAACTTGTTGGCCAATGTATCCAAGACCCTTTCCATGATTCTGATCTTATAGGGTCCCTTTGCCACACTTGACACTTTTGACCTTCACCTCCACTTTGAAGCTCTCCTCCCTAACCTTCTCTGATGCCATGAACTGgctctcttcattttctccaaccatttccccatttctttatgactctttttccttctcctgctcTTAGGTTGGGGAATCCCCAAAGTTTGGTCCTCAAGCCCTTGTTGCTCTTCTCTTCGTACATTCTCTCTTGGTTCATTTCTCCAGCTTTCACATCTTCACTAGGCTCATACTCGCCATGAATTCTAGCTTTGTTACTCCAAGGACCTGATGAACATTTTCCTGTATAGATTCCACCAGTCCTTCCAGTATAGCTGATCAAGAATGAAACTATATCACTGCTCTCCTTAGAACCTTCAATGGCTTCCTATTGACCTCCTGAGGAAGCCTAAGCTCCTCAAGGAGGTATACAAGGTCCTTCATATGAAAGTCTTTCCATGCCTTCAGGGAACtcaagtagagagagagagagagagaagaatgtagGTCATGACAATGCCATGTGCTCAAGGTGAGACGAGAActcacagaggaggaagaaataatCTGTCAGAAGTTAGGGAAAGAGCTAGGTCATTTATATCTAAACAACATGAGATGATGGACAGAGTTTACTTCTCCTCTACCCTCATCTATCACTCCCTGACTTACATGGTGCTTCCTGAGCTTCTCTCGGTTCCTCTGTTGCAGAACCTCCTAACCTTACTGAGGTGAATGGATTGGAGGGTCCATGGTACTCATGCTCTGAATCCTTAGAGTGGCTGGCCAAGGCAGCCCAGTCACTGCTCCAGTGAGCCACAAAGTGTGATCATTTCCTATATAAGCTTTTGTGTGAAAAATGGGAAGCATGCCTGAATACAATGTGCACTTGCACCAAAAAGCCTTACTAGACCCCCCACTCAGTCTGGTAAGGTCCTCTTGCTCGTTCCTAGAGCCCCTGGGGCTTGCCCTGTCACAGATGTATCCCGCACCCAGCTGGTGTGCATCCTCCACCAGATTGTAGGCTTGCCTCTCTCGCTCACCGTGCCTGCTCAGTTCCTGGCACCTGAAgggctcagttaaatgtctgcTAAAGGAAGTGGGCTAGCTCATCCTTGATGAGCAAAACAGTCTGTGTTCTTCTCAAATATTTCGCTTGCCAAATTTTGGGTTCATTCTTTATCCTCTCCCACATCTCACCTTTCTAAATGAttgctggttaaaaaaaaatgtcttctttgagaaTGATTCTTAacaccatttcttcttttatgcttCCTCTGCAGACACCTAAATGAAGCCCCACCTCACCGCTGGCCTGGATTACTGCAGTCGCCTCCTTGCTGgcccctctgcctccagccttACCTTCATTTTgctaaaaaagataaatgtttgctaaatattTCCTAAAACATCTCCCTCCAGGACAGTCTAAGCTCTTTAGCTTTGCCATAGAGAACTTCTACCATATGGCCTCGACCTCCCCATACAGCTTTATTTTCTACAACCTCCCTACACACCTCTTCCCTCCCAGCCACTAGTCTCATTGACTGTGTGTGTCACACCTGCCCGCTGTGTGTGCACGCCATTCTTCCACCTGCAGGGCCCATATTTCTCCTCTGCGTCTCAGAAGCCTTGCGCCCCAGCACATATATGCTCCTGGGAACTTCCCATCCTGGCAGGGCCCTCTTGCCCATTTCCTCAATCTCTCACTTATCACTTACCATCTCCTGCCTTAGATTATGATTCCACATTCATTCCTCATCCACTCAACGCACATCCATTGAGTGTCTACTGAGTACCATGCACTTAAAGATGAGGATTCAGAGAATTAGACTCTGCTGCTGCCTTCAGGGAACTCAGATACAGAGATAGATGAGCACAGAAGTTGTGCACTGCCATGCTTAAAGTGAGATGAGAcctcacagaggaggaagaaattatCTGTCTGAAAAAGTTAGGGAAGGAGATAGTTCATTTGTATTTAAGCAGCATGGGGTGATGAACAGAGATCACTGTTCTCTGTGTTGGAATCCTGGCTTGACAACACATTACCTCCTACCCTCTATGCCTCCATTtacccacctgtaaaatgggaataatatcatGTACCTTGTAGGGTCATGGTGAGGcatgaatgagatcatgtttGTGAAAAGGGCTTAGCACCAAGGTGAGCCTGTACAGGTGCTCAACAAGTGTGAGCTCCTTCTGGCAGCTCTGGGCCAACCTTCCCTTCCTTACAGTGCCCCGGACATACTGTTATCCTGGTGACTGTTATTTGGTTGATTTATATTATCATGGAAATTTCTGCCATATCAAGAAACAGAGCCACTGGGAGCCAGGCTATTTTAAGTATTCCAGAAGGGATCTACTCCCCTCTCTGAGAACCATGAATTTGGCATTTGGCATTTGGCATTTGGAAATTTGACCTGGCAAAAGATACACGGGCAAGAACTGTGCTTTCGCATCTTAGCAAGAAGAGCTGGGGGCTCGCCAAGGAGTCCGGGCCATCAAGCCAGGAGGCAAAGCGCAATAGTGTCCCCGGACCTGCCCCACCCCACTAATGAAGCCCAGGGCATTCATGAGCCCAGCTCTTTGAAGCCACTCTATGAAGCTCATACTTCATTGATGCACAGCATGGCAGAGGAGTCCTGACTTAGCGAGAAGCCCAAGTAAAGTCTTTTACGAGGTGAGGGACTCTTCTGAGGAAACATAACAAACCGGGGGGAAGGGCTTTTGACAATCAccaaatgagtaagaaaaaaagggaggccTTCCATGTCCACACCCTCTGTGGAAGGGGTATAAATGCTCCCCAGGGGCAGGAGACCCATAGCTCTGTGGCTTGGAGAACTTGAACTCCGTGTTCAGCCGGGCGTCTCGCTCCCTCCTTCCTGCACCATGCCTTACAACTGCTGCCTTCCCAACCTGAGCTGCCGCTCCACCTGCTGCTCCCGGCCCTGCGTGCCCCCCAGCTGCCACACCTGTACCCTGCCCGGGGCCTGCAACATCCCCGCCAACGTGGGCAACTGCGGCTGGTTCTGCGAGGGCTCCTTCAATGGCAGCGAGAAGGAGACCATGCAGTTCCTGAACGACCGCCTGGCCAGCTACCTGGAGAAGGTGCGCCAGCTGGAGCGGGAGAACGCGGAGCTGGAGACCAGGATCCGGGAGTGGTGCCAGCAGCAGGTGCCCTTCGTGTGCCCCAGCTACCAGTCCTACTTCCGGACCATCGAGGAGCTCCAGCAGAAGGTGAGGGGGTGGGCACCACATGGCCTCCAGCCGGAATGGTAGGGAGGGAATCTGCGGTCTGATTAAGAAACAATACAGGTTCTCAGTTGATGTCCggcttttccattttgttttcttgagggCCCATTTTATACGAGGCTCAGGACTGTTAGGCCTCAATATTTGCATAGTGCAAGTCTATGTGAAGGTAGCAGCACTTTGCATAAATAAGCTGTAATTAAAGCCGCCTCCAAATGCTTCTGTGCATTTGCCAAGCTCCAGATTTATTACCCTGAGGTAAAAGAAAAGCACCGAACCCAAGAAGGAAGCTGAGGAAGCAGAACCTTTTGTAAGAATTggaccattttctctctccctcatctgGACTTTTGACTACTCTGACTTCTTGCTGCTGTCCTCTTCTGGGTACTTAATTACCCGAATTATTATCCTGACCTGGATGCTTCTGGACTTCTCCTGGTGTTCCGTGTTCAGTGAGGGCATAAAATGGTTAGCTAAAATCAGAAAGGGTAGAAACCTCCTAGGAGGAAATCGTGCAAAGCCAGCCAGGATGGCTGGGAGGGCATGGCTGCTTCCCTGACCCAGTGCCTCCAGTGGCCAGTTACGCATTCATTTTCCCCAGCCGACTGGACGTTTCTTGAGGGTGGATCCAGTGTTGACTCATTTTTGTATCTTCGGTTCCTAGAACAATGCCAGATTTATGAtgggtttttaaaagtaaatgttaagggcacctaggtggctcagtcagtcaagtgtccgactttggctcaggtcatgatctcatggcttgtgagttcaagcctcacacagggctctctgctgtcagcactgagcctgcttcagatcctctgtccccctctctctgtccctccccgactcgtgctatctctctctatatatgtatctcaaaaaaatgttagttattattattatcagacTCTCAGTATTGCTtactaggaaagaaaaagattactTAGCTACTGATACTTTTCTCGCATATTTCAgtatacttttttcaaatttgatttgTCAAATATTTACCGAGCACCTATTGTGCATGGACAGCATTTAATAATCTTATATATGATCCAGTGTGATTTCTCATTCTGTCCCTTCCATGTGAGTGCATCAGCAGGAATTGGTGTTGGTTAGAAATAACCAAGCTTATCCTAGATTATTTTGGGTCTTCTAGATCTTGTGCAGCAAGGCAGAGAACGCCAGGCTGGTGGTGCAGATTGACAATGCCAAGCTGGCCTCAGATGACTTCAGGACCAAGTGAGTGGACGAGTGGGGTGtcccctctctcctcttgccCCTTAGCCGGTCCTCAACACTGACAAAGCTTTTCCCTAGACGTTTCCCCAGGATCCACAGAGCCACTGCTCAGCAGAGCTCAGAGCTCTCATCTCTAGATGCAGAcccctcctccagcttctctGTAAGGTGACATCCCTCCAATCTAGGAGAGAAGTCAGGCATCCCTCCGTCTCCCACCATTGCTCTGCTCTGCACAGAATGCAATCAGGAGAATGTGAGAGGTGAATTAATTTCGGAAATTTCACAGTGTATCAACTTTTATTGCCTAAGTCTACTGGCTctttatttatccaaaaaaacccaaaaaacaaaaaacaaaaccaaaaaccgaTTCCCAGAGCATTTTCCTCTAGGAGCTACTGCTCAGTGTTAAAAACCTGAATGAGAGACAAGCCTGTAGAAACCATAAGCCCCAAACTTCCAGTTGTCTGACAGACTGAACGAAACCAGAGTCAGCGCCAGGCCTATTCCCGTCTGGCGGGTCCCTGATGCCCCTTTACCACAGGTACGAGACGGAGCTGGGCTTGCGGCAGCTGGTGGAGTCGGACATCAACGGCCTGCGCAGGATCCTGGACGAGCTGACCCTGTGCAAGTCTGACCTGGAGGCCCAGGTGGAGTCCCTGAAGGAGGAGCTGCTGACCCTCAAGCAGAACCACGAGCAGGTGAGGTTCCCCAAAGAGCAACAGGCTGAAACTCGCCAAAGCCTGTTTCCAACTGCTGTGGGGTGTGGGAGAGGCTCTACGTGCTGAGGAATCTGTCTTCCAAACAAAAGGATTTGTAGAGAATGAGCAATTGAAAACCTGTGATATGAGAGTAGGATGTTTCTGCCAGAGGCGGGGGTGAGAGTGAAGGAAGTTGGCAAGCCCAGTAATGAGGAAAGACCAACAACCAGGCAGTGCCCACAGCTTCCTCCGCTCCCAGCCTCCTCCGCTCTGCGGGGATGCAGAGATCTTGTATCCCAGTTCCCCATTAAGCACCTGCAGAGGCCAGGATGGCTACCCAGCAGAGAGGACTCAGCTGGAAACAAAAccacctctcctccttctcctccagagCTTTCTCTGCTAGTCAGTGCTGTCTGGAGAAAATGCTGAGCAAAATGCTGTCACTTCTTGGTCAGTTGTGTGATAAAGGAGACAGACATTTCGTGCAAACTTTAAATACCAGAACAATGTAAATAGCGATGGTTAATAGTAATCAAGAGCTTATTGTGTgccaaacattgtgctaagtgttttaGAACTCCAGAGGTAgttctcattttgtagatggaaAGCTTGAGACTCCtagaagcttctagaagccaTATAGTAAGTGGTAGAGATGGCCCTCAACTCAAGCTTGATAACCACCTAAGCCCAAGTACCAAGTTATGTTGGCTTTATGAAGAGATAGCAGGGAAATGAATGGATACTTATTTCCTTCAGCAGAATCTAGCTTGATAGAATCACCAAACCACCAGTTAGGTCTATTCCATCCCAGATGGGAGATTTTGAAGTAAGcactctttatttcctctttagtAGGACTCTATCCTTTTTATTAGCCATGGTTAAGAATCAAACCTAAGAGGCTGTGTGGTGTATGAGCAAAAACACTGAACTGGGTGCTTGGGGTCCACAGTGTACATGGTGGTCTCTCATATCTCAGCTTGGAGGCTGAATCGCTGCTCTAAATGAGGAGGTGTAGCCCGAATATGGGGGTGGAAAGTGGTCCTAGGGGTGAAATACTTTGCCAAGTGGAATACACGGATTAGGTACTGATTACAGAACCCAGTTATGAGAGGATCTGGTGGCACAGAGCTGCTGAAAGCTGAAGAATGATCACAAGCTGACCTGCTCTCTTAGAAGAGAGCACCAGAACCCTTTGTGATTCTTTccatcttccccttcctcttttaGGAAGTCAACACCCTGCGCTGCCAGATCGGAGACCGCCTCAACGTGGAGGTGGACGCGGCCCCCACCGTGGACCTGAACCGCGTGCTCAACGAGACCAGGAGCCAATATGAGGCCCTGGTGGAGACCAACCGCAGGGACGTGGAGGAATGGTTCACCACCCAGGTGGGCATCTCAGCACGCGGCCGCCCGGGCCCCTTGGCCCCTCGCGGCCCTTGAGGCAGGGTCTCACCCTGTCTCGTCCCCTGTGCTGTTTCAGACTGAGGAGCTGAACAAGCAAGTGGTGTCCAGTGCGGAGCAGCTGCAGTCCTGCCAGGCGGAGATCATCGAGCTGAGACGCACCGTCAATGCCCTGGAGATCGAGCTGCAGGCCCAGCACAACCTGGTGGGTGTCGCTCGGGGTGCTGCCCACCCTCTCCTCACCTGGTGAAGCCCGTGACTTCTCTGGAATCCCACGGAGTCGCTCCCTGAGAAGTGGCTCTGTGACATTCCGTATGTTCCCCACACAGAGGGACTCCCTGGAGAACACGCTGACGGAGACCGAGGCACGCTACAGCTCCCAGCTGGGCCAGGTGCAGTGCATGATCACCAACGTGGAGTCCCAGCTGGCTGAGATCCGCTGTGACCTGGAGCGGCAGAACCAGGAGTACCAGGTGCTGCTGGACGTCAAGGCCCGGCTGGAGTGTGAGATCAACACGTACCGGGGCCTGCTGGAGAGCGAGGATTGCAAGTGAGTGGGAAGCTAGTACTATTTCCCTTGGGGGTGCATGAGGTTGTGTGGGGATGAGAAATCATCCTGATGGAGACAAATTTATAATTTCAAGCTTTTGGTTGGAGGCAGTGTGAGGAAGTGCTATATTCTTACACAGAGTGCATTTAGTATCTTCCTATGTCTTCAGCTCATTTCCCTCTAATTTGCCCCCATGATCTTCTCTCTCTAGGCTCCCCTGCAACCCATGTGCCACAACCAATGCATGTGACAAACCCATTGGGCCTTGCGTCACCAATCCTTGTGTCCAACGTGCTCGGTGTGGGCCTTGCAACACCTTTGTGCGTTAGAAGCCCCGGTGCCAGCAGGAGGAGAAGGGTTTCAAAGTCACATGTCAACTCTACTTCATGCAAGCATCTCCTATGGTGACCACAATTTGGACAAAGGAAAAATTTCTACCAGCACCAGCTTCTAAGTGTCAACTCTACCTTCTACTGAATTGCCTGGCTTGATCCTTTAGATGGCAAAATCTGTACCAGTTCGTTCCGTCTTCTGAGCACATAGAGAAATCTACAACAGAATCGTGCAATATCTATTATCACGACGACGCACTCGTGTAACAAGTTATGCTTGAACAAATACTTACCTAAAtgtgatttcaaaataattacatgaaaGAATGATGGAGCTGATGGGCAGGCTACAAAATGaacataattggaaaaaaatcttCCTTGTCACTCTTTTGCTCTTTGGAGATGCTACAGTACGGGTCCCTTATTAACTTCCTAATAAACTCTTATTCTGGCACAAACCTAATAATTGtccttttttgttcattcatttaccagTTGGGTGTCTTGTATCAATAAAAAGTGACTGGTTTTCTCTCATCAGATGAAGGGGTCATGTGACTTCCTTCAAAGGAAAAGTCTCCAGACATCACCCACCTATTGATGTGAATTTCGGGTATGGGCAGAAGGTGATGGGGAAAAACTGGTGAATCCACATGATGGTATCTACAAACATTTTCTGTCTAGCTCTTCAGAGGGAATTCCACAGAAATGGTACATCATCAGGAGGAAGTGAATCTCGAGAGGAAGCCCATACCTCTTGGCAACATGAAAATACTGAACCTAGAAAAAGACTGGAGAAAATATAATCAGCCAACAATTATCTTCTCGATTTCTATCTTTGTGTATTAGAGAGGTTTTCTTTATAGCCATCCAAATCAAGTTATGGTGATTTTTGTACCTATGGATTTATAATAACtataaaaaatgcagaaatacaTTGTACTTAGGTTCAGAATATCAAGTCAGTTTATTATAGATTATCAAACCACAATGTTATAAAAAGACTTATTTTCAGaggcacttggtggctcagttggttaagcccatTTTGGGCTCCATGAcagggcatgaagcctacttgaaaaaaaaaaagacttatttaaTTACATTCCTTTCACCaaagtattgttattattattattatttaatgtttatttatttttgagagagagagcataagtggggaagggcagatagagagggagacccagagtccaaagcaggctccaggctctgaactatcagcacagagcccgaca from the Prionailurus viverrinus isolate Anna unplaced genomic scaffold, UM_Priviv_1.0 scaffold_35, whole genome shotgun sequence genome contains:
- the LOC125158518 gene encoding keratin, type I cuticular Ha3-I, coding for MPYNCCLPNLSCRSTCCSRPCVPPSCHTCTLPGACNIPANVGNCGWFCEGSFNGSEKETMQFLNDRLASYLEKVRQLERENAELETRIREWCQQQVPFVCPSYQSYFRTIEELQQKILCSKAENARLVVQIDNAKLASDDFRTKYETELGLRQLVESDINGLRRILDELTLCKSDLEAQVESLKEELLTLKQNHEQEVNTLRCQIGDRLNVEVDAAPTVDLNRVLNETRSQYEALVETNRRDVEEWFTTQTEELNKQVVSSAEQLQSCQAEIIELRRTVNALEIELQAQHNLRDSLENTLTETEARYSSQLGQVQCMITNVESQLAEIRCDLERQNQEYQVLLDVKARLECEINTYRGLLESEDCKLPCNPCATTNACDKPIGPCVTNPCVQRARCGPCNTFVR